In a single window of the Acetivibrio clariflavus DSM 19732 genome:
- a CDS encoding DUF3267 domain-containing protein, protein MPMVKVAEFKLNKKNSLIFNILSILIFTLGLILFGFTPDRLFILVKNNMLISLSIPIVIVFIHEAMHAIAYKMFGAKLKIGYRHFSIYITDISGNLFTPIQISIIMLFPLFCIPVILFIASGLFTDYVPFLVLAVLINSAGSIGDMILLIYIISKGKSCRIKDEHNGFSLYKVNLPGST, encoded by the coding sequence ATGCCTATGGTTAAAGTTGCAGAATTTAAACTAAACAAAAAAAATTCTTTAATATTTAACATTCTGTCAATATTAATTTTCACTTTAGGATTGATATTGTTTGGTTTTACTCCGGACAGGCTTTTCATACTGGTAAAGAACAATATGTTGATTTCACTGTCCATCCCAATAGTAATTGTGTTCATACACGAAGCTATGCATGCTATCGCATATAAAATGTTTGGTGCAAAATTAAAGATTGGATACAGGCATTTTAGCATATACATTACCGATATCTCAGGAAATTTGTTTACGCCTATCCAAATAAGCATAATCATGTTATTTCCTTTATTCTGCATCCCTGTAATACTTTTTATTGCATCCGGCCTTTTTACCGATTACGTGCCATTTCTGGTATTGGCAGTATTAATTAACTCAGCCGGTTCCATTGGTGATATGATACTGCTGATTTACATAATTTCTAAAGGAAAATCCTGCAGGATAAAAGACGAGCATAACGGATTCAGCCTATACAAGGTAAACCTTCCAGGTTCAACATGA
- the glgP gene encoding alpha-glucan family phosphorylase, producing the protein MYLFGKINVTAVIPEELSRLKDIAYNLWWSWNSDAIDLYREIDLALWEKVEKNPVRFLKEVSQKKLEAKVNDPDYMERYTKVVQKFDSYMQETDTWFSRNYPDKKDHMIAYFSAEYGLNEVLPIYSGGLGVLSGDHCKSASDLGIPFTAIGLFYKQGYFSQHINSEGWQETIYNDLNISNLPVKPALNQNGEQAVISVELPGRVVYARVWQVQIGRVNLYLMDTDFEQNSPHDRMLTARLYGGNQETRIQQEIFLGIGGARVLDALNIKATVYHMNEGHSAFLGLELIRKLVQDKKLPFNHAKEVVSSSLIFTTHTPVPAGNDVFPLEMIDRYFGNYWPSLGINRHEFLDLGLKIGDHQNFNMTVLALTLAGQKNGVSELHGAVSRNIFKNVWPSIPEDEVPIGHITNGIHTLTWLSPSIKFLYDKYFEQNWHENLHDPKVWEAVDKIPDEELWKTHCVLKTKMIGYIREKLKQQRAANGESIERIKEVDTLLDSNALTIGFARRFATYKRANLIFRNLARIQKLLNDPEKPMQIIFAGKAHPADGPAHEIIKHINDIAKQEGFVGKVILVENYNMTLARNMVQGVDIWLNNPRRPLEASGTSGQKVCINGIINFSVLDGWWCEGYNGKNGWCIGDDTFYDNEHYQDNADSESIYNTLEKEILPLFFDRNEKGIPEKWVAIMKESIKSNAALFSTHRMVQEYTTKYYLTSMDRVDKDLASNYQFSVNLSNWKTHVEKLWPQVQILADKTANQLKEMNSSSGENIKISATVYLGGLDPSSVKVQIYYGGIGKDNLIESPEIIDMHLDGKTDEGTYIYSANIKLFEGGEYGYTFRVIPYHPDLINPFDLGLIRWIVQ; encoded by the coding sequence ATGTATTTATTTGGAAAAATAAACGTAACAGCAGTAATACCAGAGGAATTGTCAAGATTAAAGGACATTGCCTATAATCTATGGTGGTCCTGGAATTCCGATGCAATTGACTTATATAGGGAAATCGACCTTGCTTTATGGGAAAAAGTCGAAAAAAATCCTGTAAGGTTTTTGAAAGAAGTAAGCCAGAAAAAACTGGAAGCAAAAGTAAATGACCCCGATTACATGGAAAGGTATACCAAAGTTGTACAAAAATTTGACTCATATATGCAAGAAACGGATACTTGGTTTTCCAGAAATTATCCAGACAAAAAAGACCATATGATTGCATATTTCTCTGCCGAGTATGGCCTTAATGAAGTTCTGCCAATATATTCGGGCGGCTTAGGTGTTCTTTCCGGAGACCATTGCAAATCGGCAAGCGATCTTGGAATACCTTTTACTGCCATTGGACTCTTCTATAAACAGGGGTATTTCAGTCAGCATATAAACAGCGAAGGTTGGCAGGAAACCATATATAATGACCTTAATATTTCCAATCTTCCGGTAAAACCCGCCCTTAACCAGAACGGAGAACAGGCAGTAATAAGCGTGGAACTTCCCGGTAGAGTTGTGTATGCAAGGGTTTGGCAAGTACAGATTGGACGTGTCAATTTATACTTAATGGACACTGATTTTGAACAAAACAGTCCCCATGACAGGATGCTTACTGCAAGACTGTACGGCGGAAACCAGGAAACAAGAATACAACAGGAAATTTTCCTTGGTATAGGCGGGGCAAGAGTGCTTGATGCTTTAAACATTAAAGCTACTGTATATCATATGAATGAAGGACACTCCGCATTTTTAGGCCTGGAATTGATAAGAAAACTTGTACAGGACAAAAAATTGCCCTTTAACCATGCCAAAGAAGTTGTTTCCTCTTCATTGATATTTACAACCCATACACCGGTCCCTGCAGGAAATGACGTTTTCCCTCTTGAAATGATAGACCGTTACTTTGGCAATTACTGGCCGTCATTGGGAATAAACCGCCATGAATTTCTTGATCTCGGCTTGAAGATTGGAGATCATCAGAACTTTAACATGACTGTTCTTGCATTGACTCTTGCAGGCCAGAAAAACGGAGTTAGTGAACTTCACGGTGCAGTATCGAGGAACATATTCAAAAATGTATGGCCCAGCATCCCTGAAGATGAAGTTCCAATCGGTCACATTACCAACGGTATCCATACCCTTACTTGGTTATCTCCAAGTATCAAGTTCTTATATGACAAGTATTTTGAACAAAATTGGCATGAAAACTTACACGATCCGAAAGTATGGGAAGCTGTGGATAAAATTCCCGATGAGGAACTTTGGAAAACTCACTGTGTTTTGAAGACTAAAATGATTGGATATATAAGGGAAAAACTAAAACAGCAACGGGCTGCAAACGGCGAATCTATTGAAAGAATCAAGGAAGTCGATACATTGCTTGACTCAAACGCTCTTACAATAGGCTTTGCAAGAAGGTTTGCAACCTATAAAAGAGCCAATCTGATATTTAGAAATTTAGCAAGAATTCAAAAATTGCTTAATGACCCGGAAAAACCCATGCAGATAATTTTTGCCGGTAAAGCTCATCCTGCCGACGGACCGGCCCATGAAATTATCAAGCATATTAATGATATTGCAAAGCAGGAAGGATTTGTGGGAAAAGTCATCCTGGTTGAAAATTATAATATGACTCTTGCCAGAAATATGGTACAAGGTGTGGATATCTGGCTCAACAACCCCAGAAGACCACTTGAAGCCAGCGGTACAAGCGGTCAGAAAGTTTGTATAAACGGTATTATAAACTTCAGCGTACTGGACGGCTGGTGGTGTGAAGGTTACAACGGCAAAAACGGTTGGTGCATCGGCGATGACACTTTCTATGATAATGAACACTATCAGGACAATGCTGACAGCGAATCTATTTACAATACCCTTGAAAAAGAAATTCTACCCCTTTTCTTTGATCGCAATGAAAAGGGAATTCCAGAAAAATGGGTAGCAATTATGAAAGAGTCGATAAAATCCAATGCAGCATTATTCAGTACCCATAGAATGGTTCAGGAATACACCACCAAATACTATTTGACTTCCATGGACAGGGTCGACAAAGACTTGGCCAGCAACTATCAATTCTCTGTAAATCTGTCCAATTGGAAGACACATGTGGAAAAACTCTGGCCTCAGGTGCAGATATTAGCTGATAAAACAGCCAATCAATTGAAGGAGATGAACTCTTCATCCGGTGAAAACATCAAAATAAGTGCCACCGTTTATTTGGGCGGTCTGGATCCTTCAAGTGTCAAAGTGCAAATATATTATGGCGGAATAGGCAAAGATAATTTAATTGAAAGTCCGGAAATAATTGATATGCATCTGGATGGAAAGACCGATGAAGGTACTTACATCTATTCGGCAAATATCAAATTGTTTGAAGGCGGAGAATACGGTTATACCTTTAGAGTAATCCCTTATCATCCGGATCTGATAAATCCGTTTGACTTAGGATTAATCCGTTGGATAGTTCAATAA
- a CDS encoding endonuclease Q family protein — translation MRQYFVDLHVHIGRSSSGNEVKRATSGNLTFENIAYDAFYRKGINVIGVVDAISPYVLEDIEELVDRGELREIKKGGMEYREGLTILLGAEIETHEDKGGSAHSLCFFPTLKEIKNFSGEMSKHVKNMQLCSSISRLSAQELFDIVDSHGGILIPAHVFTPHKSFYGNCCDSLLEVFSHDSFEKIPAVELGLSADSMMASQLSELDGKGFISNSDAHSLIKMGREYNIFRMEDTSYEEVLKALKGADGRKIQANYGLDPKLGKYHRTYCLVCDRVVEGQPPILKCPVSDRHRVVVGVRDRLEVIKDREEAKMEGRPPYNYQIPLDFLPGVGPKTIDKLIKHFGSEMKILHETTFDELTKVVKEDVAENIIMARKGMLYIKEGGGGVYGKIEK, via the coding sequence ATGAGACAATATTTTGTTGACCTCCATGTTCATATAGGAAGGTCTTCAAGCGGAAATGAAGTTAAAAGAGCTACTTCCGGAAATCTTACTTTTGAAAATATAGCTTATGACGCTTTTTATCGAAAAGGTATAAATGTAATTGGTGTTGTGGACGCAATATCGCCTTATGTTCTTGAAGATATCGAAGAACTTGTCGATAGGGGGGAATTGCGTGAGATAAAAAAGGGAGGAATGGAATACAGAGAGGGTCTGACTATACTGCTTGGCGCCGAAATAGAAACTCATGAAGATAAGGGGGGCAGTGCCCATTCTCTGTGCTTTTTTCCCACATTAAAGGAAATTAAAAATTTTTCCGGAGAAATGAGTAAGCATGTAAAAAACATGCAACTGTGTTCTTCTATAAGCAGACTTAGTGCCCAGGAACTGTTTGATATTGTAGACAGCCATGGCGGTATTCTGATACCTGCCCATGTTTTTACTCCCCATAAAAGCTTTTATGGGAATTGCTGTGACAGTTTACTGGAAGTCTTTAGCCATGACAGTTTTGAAAAAATTCCTGCCGTTGAATTGGGGCTTAGTGCAGATTCTATGATGGCAAGCCAGCTTAGTGAACTTGATGGAAAAGGATTTATCAGTAATTCCGATGCCCATTCCCTTATAAAAATGGGACGTGAGTACAATATTTTCAGAATGGAGGATACCAGCTATGAGGAAGTGCTGAAAGCCCTCAAGGGAGCTGACGGGAGAAAGATACAGGCAAACTATGGCTTAGATCCTAAGCTGGGGAAATACCATAGAACTTACTGCCTTGTTTGCGACAGAGTTGTTGAAGGTCAACCGCCTATACTAAAGTGCCCGGTTTCCGACAGGCATCGCGTTGTTGTGGGAGTGAGGGACAGGCTTGAGGTTATAAAAGACAGGGAAGAAGCTAAGATGGAAGGGCGGCCGCCGTACAATTATCAAATACCGCTGGACTTCCTCCCCGGGGTTGGCCCTAAAACCATAGACAAGCTTATAAAACATTTTGGCAGTGAGATGAAAATCCTGCATGAAACAACCTTTGATGAATTGACTAAAGTTGTTAAGGAAGATGTGGCAGAGAATATTATTATGGCGAGGAAGGGAATGCTCTACATAAAAGAAGGTGGGGGAGGAGTTTACGGGAAAATTGAGAAGTAA
- a CDS encoding aldolase catalytic domain-containing protein translates to MVKMNQTETTNKVIPKKGTWMTYRPDVKVLDCTIRDGGLINKFKFSDDFVKAVYKACIDAGVDYMELGYKASKKIASKDEFGIWKFCDEEDIRRVIGDNDSPLKLSVMADAERTDYREDIPPKSESIIDMIRVATYVHQIPTAVDMIKDAHDKGYETTINIMAVSQLRERDLDEALEILSKTEVDVIYIVDSFGSLYSEDIQYLTAKYLRYAQESGKKLGIHAHNNQQLAYANTIEAIILGTSYVDATIAGLGRGAGNCPMELILGFLKNPKYHLRPILECIEKHIPALRSELSWGFDIPYMITGQFNQHPRTAISFIAENRSDYTNFYDSMLNCD, encoded by the coding sequence ATGGTTAAAATGAATCAAACGGAAACAACAAACAAAGTAATTCCAAAAAAAGGGACATGGATGACCTACAGGCCTGATGTTAAAGTTTTAGACTGCACCATCAGGGACGGCGGCCTGATTAACAAATTCAAATTCAGCGATGATTTTGTTAAGGCTGTTTACAAAGCATGTATTGATGCCGGTGTCGATTACATGGAACTTGGTTACAAGGCCTCAAAAAAAATAGCTTCAAAAGATGAATTCGGAATATGGAAGTTCTGTGATGAAGAAGATATAAGAAGAGTAATAGGGGACAATGATTCTCCTCTTAAACTTTCTGTCATGGCTGATGCTGAACGTACCGACTATCGTGAGGATATACCTCCAAAGAGCGAAAGCATAATTGACATGATTAGAGTAGCAACTTATGTACATCAAATACCTACAGCCGTTGACATGATAAAAGATGCCCATGACAAAGGCTATGAAACCACTATAAATATCATGGCTGTATCGCAGCTAAGAGAACGGGATTTGGACGAAGCTTTGGAAATTCTGTCAAAGACCGAAGTGGATGTTATTTATATTGTTGACAGTTTTGGTTCCCTTTACTCGGAGGATATCCAATATCTTACTGCAAAATATCTCAGGTATGCTCAGGAATCGGGCAAAAAACTGGGTATACATGCCCACAACAACCAGCAGCTAGCCTATGCAAATACCATTGAAGCCATAATCCTTGGAACAAGTTATGTCGACGCAACTATTGCAGGCCTTGGCCGTGGTGCCGGAAACTGTCCCATGGAATTGATTCTGGGCTTTTTGAAGAATCCCAAATATCATCTGAGACCAATTTTGGAATGTATAGAAAAACATATCCCGGCTTTAAGAAGCGAATTAAGCTGGGGATTCGATATACCTTACATGATCACCGGGCAGTTTAATCAACATCCCAGAACTGCTATAAGTTTCATAGCTGAAAATCGCAGCGACTACACAAATTTCTACGATTCTATGCTGAATTGCGATTAA
- a CDS encoding glycoside hydrolase family 11 protein, whose product MKQRSKLIFSTVVCLIFVLSLFPASVNAAITLTSNATGNYDGYDYEYWKDYGNGTMTLTGGGSFTCSWSNINNILFRTGKKLGSTQTYQQYGNIIIDYACNYQPNGNSYLSVYGWTQNPLVEYYIIESYGTWKPPGSNSPKGYINVDGGTYEIYETTRYNQPSIEGDKTFQQYWSVRTVKRTSGTISVHEHFKAWEARGMRMGKLYEVSMVVEGYQSSGRAEMTKMNITIGGQGSGNTGGNNGGNNGNPGPAPAEQSAFTALEAEKYNSTNSSTVQIIGTGNGGSGVGYIENGNYLEFKNVNFGSGAASFKARVAYGGNSTTTIQLRLGSSTGTLIGSLNVTSTGGWDSYKELTTTVSGASGVKDLYLCFNGPVNIDSFVFGTADNNNDKPVDNKPVDNPGNNNSGPVIIQCENMIKSGQYTGNISSPFSGVALYANNDSVKFTHNFTSSTSTFSLRGCSNNQNMARVDLRIGGQYKGTFYYGGSYPAVYTIQNVSHGTGNQTVELIVTSDNGTWDAYLDYLQIN is encoded by the coding sequence ATGAAACAAAGATCAAAGCTAATTTTTTCAACCGTCGTGTGCTTAATCTTCGTACTAAGTTTGTTCCCTGCCAGTGTAAATGCAGCAATAACGCTCACATCAAATGCTACCGGAAATTATGACGGCTATGACTACGAATACTGGAAAGACTACGGTAATGGAACAATGACTCTCACCGGTGGCGGAAGTTTTACCTGTTCCTGGAGTAATATCAATAATATCTTATTCCGAACCGGTAAAAAACTCGGATCGACTCAAACATATCAGCAATACGGAAACATAATAATTGATTACGCTTGTAATTATCAGCCAAACGGAAACTCATACCTTTCGGTATACGGATGGACCCAAAATCCGCTTGTAGAATATTACATCATTGAGAGCTACGGTACCTGGAAGCCACCAGGAAGCAATAGTCCAAAAGGCTACATTAATGTAGATGGCGGTACATATGAAATTTATGAGACCACCAGATATAATCAACCTTCCATTGAGGGCGACAAAACCTTCCAGCAGTATTGGAGTGTTCGTACTGTAAAACGTACAAGCGGTACCATATCTGTCCATGAACACTTTAAAGCTTGGGAAGCAAGAGGCATGAGAATGGGTAAACTCTATGAAGTTTCCATGGTTGTTGAAGGTTATCAGAGCAGCGGTAGGGCTGAAATGACAAAAATGAACATTACCATCGGCGGACAAGGCTCCGGTAACACCGGCGGTAACAACGGCGGCAACAACGGCAACCCAGGTCCAGCTCCGGCAGAACAAAGCGCCTTTACTGCATTGGAAGCAGAAAAATACAATAGCACCAATTCCTCAACAGTGCAAATAATCGGAACCGGCAATGGCGGAAGCGGTGTAGGATACATTGAAAACGGAAATTACCTCGAATTTAAAAATGTTAACTTCGGTTCAGGTGCTGCTTCCTTCAAAGCTCGTGTTGCCTATGGCGGCAACTCCACCACAACCATCCAGTTAAGATTGGGCAGCTCGACAGGTACACTTATAGGTTCATTAAATGTAACTTCTACCGGAGGATGGGATTCTTACAAAGAATTAACCACTACCGTCAGCGGTGCATCCGGTGTTAAAGATCTATACCTGTGCTTCAATGGACCTGTAAATATAGACTCCTTCGTATTCGGTACTGCCGACAACAATAACGACAAACCTGTTGATAATAAACCTGTTGATAACCCTGGCAACAATAACAGCGGACCTGTTATTATACAATGTGAAAATATGATTAAGAGCGGCCAATACACAGGTAATATCAGCAGTCCGTTCTCGGGTGTAGCTTTATATGCCAACAATGATTCCGTCAAGTTTACTCATAACTTTACATCGAGCACCAGTACTTTCTCACTTCGCGGTTGCTCAAATAATCAAAACATGGCCAGAGTAGATTTAAGAATCGGCGGACAGTATAAAGGAACCTTCTATTATGGCGGAAGTTACCCTGCAGTGTACACCATACAAAACGTGAGCCATGGTACCGGAAATCAGACAGTAGAACTCATTGTAACAAGTGATAACGGAACTTGGGATGCTTACTTAGATTATTTACAAATCAATTAA
- a CDS encoding acyl-CoA dehydratase activase, producing the protein MGKTSLYLGVDVGSVSTNLVLINDENEVVEKLYLRTSGQPINALRTGMKMLSEKYGRNTVIRGVGTTGSGRQLASVIIGADIIKNEITTHAVAAQMLVPDVRTILEIGGQDSKIIILKNGVVYDFGMNTVCAAGTGSFLDRQAARLEIPIEEFGSYALKSKSPVRIAGRCAVFAESDMIHKQQTGHSIEDIINGLCEALVRNFLNNLAKGKDLEDTIVFQGGVAANVGIVAAFERAIGKKIVIPKYYDVMGAYGAALIAKEKMEKGSQPSNFYGFEVAENEYKAKSIECNDCSNLCEVIEITSNDEALARWGDRCGKWSSGIKKESVG; encoded by the coding sequence ATGGGAAAAACATCGCTTTATCTTGGAGTTGACGTAGGTTCAGTAAGTACAAACTTAGTGCTTATAAATGATGAAAACGAGGTAGTTGAGAAGCTTTATTTAAGGACAAGCGGCCAGCCTATTAATGCTTTGCGAACAGGCATGAAAATGCTTTCGGAAAAATACGGGCGAAACACGGTAATAAGGGGAGTAGGTACAACGGGAAGTGGAAGACAGCTGGCCAGTGTTATTATCGGTGCTGATATAATAAAAAATGAAATTACCACTCATGCCGTCGCGGCTCAAATGCTTGTCCCCGATGTCAGAACCATTCTTGAAATTGGGGGACAGGATTCAAAGATTATAATACTTAAAAACGGAGTTGTATATGATTTTGGAATGAACACCGTTTGTGCAGCAGGAACCGGTTCTTTTTTGGACAGACAGGCGGCAAGACTTGAAATTCCAATTGAAGAATTCGGGTCTTATGCACTAAAGTCAAAGTCACCGGTAAGAATAGCCGGAAGATGTGCTGTTTTTGCCGAGTCGGATATGATTCATAAACAACAGACAGGACACAGTATTGAGGATATAATAAACGGTCTGTGTGAGGCTTTGGTAAGGAATTTTCTAAACAACCTTGCCAAAGGAAAGGATTTGGAAGACACCATTGTGTTCCAGGGTGGTGTGGCGGCTAATGTTGGAATTGTTGCTGCTTTTGAAAGAGCTATAGGTAAAAAGATAGTAATTCCCAAATACTACGATGTAATGGGTGCTTATGGTGCAGCATTAATTGCCAAGGAGAAAATGGAGAAGGGATCTCAACCTTCGAATTTCTATGGGTTTGAAGTGGCAGAAAATGAGTATAAAGCAAAAAGTATCGAATGTAATGACTGTTCAAACCTATGTGAAGTGATTGAGATTACTTCCAATGATGAGGCCCTTGCCCGTTGGGGCGATCGATGCGGTAAGTGGTCATCCGGCATTAAAAAGGAGAGTGTCGGATAG
- a CDS encoding acyl-CoA dehydratase activase-related protein yields MKVTFPHMGNTFITAKALLDDVGLEYVIPPYNNKRTLEIGTKYAPEMACIPLKINLGNYIEARELGADTILITGGRGPCRFGYYCEMSREILADTDYNMDVITIDGPNGDIKKFLEKIKKLAGGFNIYKILKVIKNTTIVAKRVDELEKLTFRIRPRELKKGATDSIYKDFLNKVKDVKGSKGILKLIEETERKLLEIETDKDFVPLKVGIVGEIYTTIDPFANFYIESKLGSMGIEVDRYVTISGWIIEHMLKNILPAKKDLDFSEAAKPYLGRMIGGHAQETVGNAVLYAKKGYDGVIQIYPLTCMPEIVAQSILPSIERDYDIPILTLIIDEMTGEAGYMTRIEAFVDLLNKRRERLENGKNIALSWS; encoded by the coding sequence GTGAAAGTAACATTTCCGCACATGGGTAATACATTTATAACGGCTAAGGCTTTACTGGATGATGTTGGACTGGAATATGTAATACCGCCGTATAACAATAAGAGAACTTTGGAGATTGGCACCAAGTATGCACCGGAAATGGCATGTATTCCTTTGAAAATTAATCTGGGCAATTATATAGAAGCCCGTGAGTTGGGGGCAGATACCATATTGATAACCGGAGGCCGGGGACCATGCAGATTTGGGTACTATTGTGAGATGAGCAGGGAAATACTTGCCGATACCGATTACAATATGGATGTGATTACTATTGATGGCCCCAACGGTGACATAAAAAAGTTTTTGGAAAAAATTAAGAAACTGGCCGGCGGCTTTAATATTTACAAGATTCTAAAAGTTATAAAAAATACTACAATTGTTGCCAAAAGAGTTGATGAGCTGGAAAAGCTGACTTTCAGAATACGACCCAGAGAACTGAAAAAAGGTGCTACCGACAGTATTTATAAAGATTTTTTAAATAAAGTAAAGGATGTAAAAGGATCAAAAGGCATTCTAAAACTTATAGAAGAGACAGAGAGAAAGCTTTTGGAGATTGAAACAGATAAGGATTTTGTTCCTTTGAAAGTCGGAATAGTAGGTGAAATTTATACAACCATTGATCCCTTTGCAAACTTTTATATAGAATCAAAACTTGGAAGTATGGGTATTGAAGTGGACAGGTATGTCACCATAAGTGGCTGGATCATTGAGCATATGCTTAAAAATATTCTGCCTGCAAAAAAGGATCTTGATTTCAGTGAGGCTGCCAAACCGTATTTAGGCAGAATGATTGGCGGACATGCCCAGGAAACCGTAGGAAACGCTGTTCTATATGCAAAAAAGGGCTATGACGGTGTTATTCAAATATATCCTCTGACCTGTATGCCGGAAATTGTTGCTCAAAGCATATTGCCCTCTATAGAAAGGGATTATGATATACCCATTCTTACTCTGATTATTGACGAAATGACCGGTGAAGCGGGTTATATGACTAGAATTGAAGCTTTTGTAGATTTGCTTAACAAGAGAAGGGAGAGATTGGAAAATGGGAAAAACATCGCTTTATCTTGGAGTTGA